Proteins encoded by one window of Sediminicoccus rosea:
- a CDS encoding putative bifunctional diguanylate cyclase/phosphodiesterase produces MPHPPRLNLPLLCLGTALAAALMLGLAWLPAPPWALLLVLPLGLLGWWACRLRREGSLWRQVMAATPYRVAIYAPDQRLVWHNGRPEQGWTRRVAPLGPRPHLGAVMQALLAHLPPHERAAEMARRMGKHARADGEPFEILTAEGHWERMRQTRLPGGEVAVFAVDISAVKRGELALAESEGRLRALLEMAPVGIWQLDDEGRTIFANRRLTALFGAQAPPALAESGLVLTSPADPEGPFGFSTEVESEAQLALPCQTERRLRITASPWLSAQGLRGCILSVVDVTPLKAAQERIEHLVERDPLTGLINRGTFRAALQEMLAAEQRGVLVLVDLDQFKAANDRHGQAMGDALLVEAGRRLREAVRPGDLVSRLGGDEFAVLAFGAGAESAAPLAERLRQALRRPIEIGGTELPLSGSLGVACAPEHGQEADQLLRAADLALFEARAASGDAVALFEPALRARAEQRAELREAFGEALVGGELELHVQPQLDLESGRLIGAEALIRWDSARLGRSVPPAELLVAAAESGLMLQLDRFVLNRAVALLAGWGARPEAPAHLGINISIATLHDPAFATEVAEALAAAGVEAARLEIEIPEDLAIRDLPGVARTLAALREVGVPLSLDDFGGGHSGLPHVVRLPVQRLKLDRSITAGLPDDPKSYAVLRATMALARGMGIEVIGEGVETEGQAFALRRAGCHIIQGWLVGRPMRPEELVPPAPKLLARA; encoded by the coding sequence ATGCCCCATCCGCCGCGCCTGAACCTCCCGCTTCTGTGCCTGGGCACCGCCCTGGCCGCGGCGCTGATGCTCGGCCTTGCCTGGCTGCCGGCGCCGCCCTGGGCTCTCCTGCTGGTCCTGCCGCTCGGGCTGCTCGGCTGGTGGGCCTGCCGCCTGCGCCGTGAGGGCTCGCTCTGGCGGCAGGTGATGGCCGCCACGCCCTATCGCGTCGCCATCTACGCGCCCGATCAACGCCTGGTCTGGCACAATGGGCGGCCCGAGCAGGGATGGACGCGCCGCGTCGCGCCGCTCGGCCCACGGCCGCATCTGGGCGCCGTGATGCAGGCGCTGCTCGCCCATCTGCCGCCCCATGAGCGCGCCGCCGAGATGGCCCGCCGGATGGGGAAGCACGCCCGCGCCGATGGCGAGCCCTTCGAGATCCTCACCGCCGAGGGCCATTGGGAGCGCATGCGGCAGACGCGCCTGCCGGGCGGCGAGGTCGCGGTCTTCGCGGTGGACATCTCCGCCGTGAAGCGCGGCGAGCTGGCCCTGGCGGAATCCGAGGGCCGCCTGCGCGCGCTGCTGGAGATGGCGCCCGTCGGCATCTGGCAATTGGATGACGAGGGGCGGACGATCTTCGCCAATCGCCGCCTGACGGCGCTGTTCGGCGCCCAGGCCCCGCCGGCGCTGGCGGAATCCGGCCTCGTGCTCACCTCGCCCGCCGATCCGGAGGGTCCCTTCGGCTTCAGCACGGAGGTGGAGAGCGAGGCGCAGCTCGCCCTGCCCTGCCAGACGGAGCGGCGCCTGCGGATCACCGCCTCGCCCTGGCTTTCGGCCCAGGGGCTGCGGGGCTGCATCCTCTCCGTGGTGGATGTGACGCCGCTCAAGGCCGCGCAGGAGCGGATCGAGCATCTGGTCGAGCGCGACCCGCTCACCGGGCTGATCAACCGCGGCACCTTCCGCGCGGCCCTGCAGGAGATGCTGGCCGCCGAGCAGCGCGGCGTGCTGGTGCTGGTGGACCTCGACCAGTTCAAGGCGGCCAATGACCGCCACGGGCAGGCGATGGGCGATGCGCTGCTGGTGGAGGCCGGGCGGCGGCTGCGCGAGGCGGTGCGCCCCGGCGACCTGGTGAGCCGGCTGGGCGGGGATGAATTCGCCGTCCTGGCCTTCGGCGCCGGGGCGGAAAGCGCGGCCCCGCTGGCCGAACGCCTGCGTCAGGCGCTGCGCCGGCCGATCGAGATCGGCGGCACGGAATTGCCGCTGTCCGGCAGCCTGGGCGTCGCCTGCGCGCCGGAACACGGGCAGGAGGCGGACCAGCTCCTGCGCGCCGCCGACCTCGCGCTGTTCGAGGCGCGGGCGGCCTCCGGCGATGCGGTGGCGCTGTTCGAGCCCGCGCTGCGTGCGCGGGCCGAGCAGCGGGCGGAGCTGCGGGAGGCATTCGGCGAGGCGCTGGTGGGCGGCGAGCTCGAGCTGCATGTGCAGCCGCAGCTCGACCTCGAGAGCGGACGGCTGATCGGCGCCGAGGCGCTGATCCGGTGGGACAGTGCGCGGCTCGGCCGCAGCGTGCCGCCGGCGGAGCTTCTCGTCGCGGCGGCGGAATCGGGGCTGATGCTGCAGCTCGACCGCTTCGTCCTCAACCGCGCGGTGGCCTTGCTGGCCGGCTGGGGCGCGCGGCCGGAGGCGCCGGCGCATCTTGGCATCAATATCTCCATCGCGACGCTGCATGACCCGGCCTTCGCCACCGAGGTGGCGGAGGCGCTGGCCGCGGCCGGGGTGGAGGCCGCGCGGCTGGAAATCGAGATCCCGGAGGACCTGGCCATTCGCGACCTGCCCGGCGTGGCGCGGACCCTGGCCGCGCTGCGGGAGGTGGGGGTGCCGCTCTCGCTCGATGATTTCGGCGGCGGTCATTCCGGCCTGCCGCATGTGGTGCGCCTGCCGGTGCAGCGGCTGAAACTCGACCGTTCCATCACGGCGGGATTGCCGGATGATCCGAAATCCTACGCCGTGCTGCGCGCCACCATGGCGCTGGCGCGTGGCATGGGGATCGAGGTGATCGGCGAGGGGGTGGAGACGGAGGGCCAGGCTTTCGCGCTGCGCCGCGCGGGCTGCCACATCATCCAGGGCTGGCTGGTGGGACGGCCGATGCGGCCGGAGGAACTGGTGCCGCCGGCACCGAAGCTGTTGGCGCGGGCGTGA
- the phbB gene encoding acetoacetyl-CoA reductase, with protein sequence MARLAMVTGGQRGIGAAISEGLKAAGRRVIASYAGNDAAAAEFTERTGIPCIKFDVSDFDACLAAVAKVQEEHGPIEILVNNAGITRDAMMRKLTRQMWDDVIDTNLGSCYNMCKAVWDNMSAAKFGRIVNIGSVNGQAGQLGQVNYAAAKSGIHGFTKALAQEGARNQITVNAIAPGYVDTEMVRAVPADVLEKIIARIPRGRLGTAQDIARGVVFLTADEADFITGSTLSINGGQHMY encoded by the coding sequence ATGGCACGTTTGGCAATGGTCACGGGTGGCCAGCGCGGCATCGGCGCGGCGATCAGCGAGGGCCTGAAGGCCGCAGGGCGGCGTGTCATCGCGAGCTATGCCGGCAATGACGCGGCGGCGGCGGAGTTCACCGAGCGCACCGGCATCCCCTGCATCAAGTTCGACGTCTCCGACTTCGACGCCTGCCTGGCCGCCGTGGCCAAGGTGCAGGAGGAGCACGGGCCGATCGAAATCCTGGTCAACAATGCGGGCATCACGCGCGACGCGATGATGCGCAAGCTGACGCGCCAGATGTGGGATGACGTGATCGATACCAACCTCGGCTCCTGCTACAACATGTGCAAGGCCGTGTGGGACAACATGAGCGCCGCGAAGTTCGGCCGCATCGTGAACATCGGATCGGTGAACGGCCAGGCGGGTCAGCTCGGCCAGGTGAACTACGCCGCCGCCAAGTCCGGCATCCATGGCTTCACCAAGGCGCTCGCCCAGGAGGGGGCCCGCAACCAGATCACGGTGAACGCCATCGCGCCCGGCTATGTGGACACCGAGATGGTGCGCGCCGTGCCGGCCGACGTGCTGGAGAAGATCATCGCGCGCATCCCGCGCGGGCGCCTCGGCACCGCGCAGGACATCGCGCGGGGCGTCGTCTTCCTGACGGCGGACGAGGCCGATTTCATCACCGGCTCGACGCTGTCCATCAACGGCGGCCAGCACATGTACTGA
- the metX gene encoding homoserine O-acetyltransferase MetX, with the protein MNEIAPFPEVQHQRAVLPEGLTLDCGAVIRPLAVAYRTYGRLNPARSNAILVCHALTGDQYVAERQPVTGKDGWWDAIIGPGKPVDTDRFFVICANVLGGCMGSTGPREEMTDENGVPQGRPWGTDFPTVTIRDMVRAQKKLIEHLGIARLLAVIGGSMGGMQVLEWAATYPESVFAAAPIACATHHSAQNIAFHEVGRAAIHSDPDWKGGRYWEDGRIPAQGLSVARMVAHITYLSEAALTRKFGRRLQGASALTFLEDVFQVESYLRHQGSTFVRRFDANSYLTITRAMDYFDLANEHGTVANAFRGTPTRFFVASFSSDWLFPTSESRALVRALNAAAARVSFVEITTDKGHDAFLLDEPEFHRALGGFLAGAAAALGV; encoded by the coding sequence ATGAACGAAATCGCCCCCTTCCCGGAGGTCCAGCACCAGCGCGCAGTCCTGCCCGAGGGCCTGACGCTGGATTGCGGCGCCGTGATCCGGCCGCTGGCGGTCGCCTATCGCACCTATGGCCGGCTGAACCCGGCGCGCAGCAATGCCATCCTGGTCTGCCACGCCCTGACGGGCGACCAGTATGTGGCCGAGCGCCAGCCGGTGACCGGCAAGGATGGCTGGTGGGATGCCATCATCGGCCCCGGCAAGCCGGTGGACACGGACCGCTTCTTCGTCATCTGCGCCAATGTGCTGGGTGGCTGCATGGGCTCCACCGGCCCGCGCGAGGAGATGACGGACGAGAACGGCGTGCCCCAGGGCCGCCCCTGGGGCACGGATTTCCCGACCGTCACCATCCGCGACATGGTGCGCGCGCAGAAGAAGCTGATCGAGCATCTGGGCATCGCGCGGCTGCTGGCGGTGATCGGCGGCTCCATGGGCGGCATGCAGGTGCTGGAATGGGCGGCGACCTACCCGGAGAGCGTCTTCGCCGCCGCGCCCATCGCCTGCGCCACGCATCACTCGGCGCAGAACATCGCCTTCCACGAGGTGGGCCGCGCCGCCATCCATTCCGACCCGGACTGGAAGGGCGGGCGCTACTGGGAGGATGGGCGCATCCCCGCGCAGGGCCTCTCGGTCGCGCGCATGGTGGCGCACATCACCTACCTCTCCGAGGCGGCGTTGACGCGGAAATTCGGCCGCCGCCTGCAGGGCGCGAGCGCGCTGACCTTCCTGGAGGATGTGTTCCAGGTGGAGAGCTATCTGCGCCACCAGGGCAGCACCTTCGTCCGCCGCTTCGACGCGAATTCCTACCTGACCATCACGCGCGCCATGGATTATTTCGACTTGGCGAATGAGCACGGCACCGTCGCCAACGCCTTCCGCGGCACGCCCACGCGCTTCTTCGTGGCGAGCTTCTCGTCGGACTGGCTCTTCCCCACCAGCGAGAGCCGTGCCCTGGTGCGCGCGCTGAACGCGGCCGCCGCGCGGGTCAGCTTCGTCGAGATCACGACCGACAAGGGGCATGACGCCTTCCTGCTGGACGAGCCGGAATTCCATCGTGCGCTGGGCGGGTTTCTCGCGGGCGCAGCCGCTGCGCTCGGCGTATGA
- the hisC gene encoding histidinol-phosphate transaminase: MNALLPRPSILSIEPYVGGESKIPGVNRIIKLSSNEGAFGPPPMAQEAIIASAREAHRYPDGGATKIREAIGAKFGLDPARIVCGNGSDELIAYLILAYGGEGTELIMPAHGFVMYDLTGRYAGCRVIKVPEKNLLADVDAMLAAVGPRTKLVCLVNPNNPTGALLPQSEVKRLRAGLRDDILLILDSAYAEYVTDPDYDPGQALVDASGNTVMTRTFSKIFGLGGLRLGWAYMPPQVADVLARIRGPFNVNATAMAAGIAALAEPGWIERSVAHNTEWRAKTVAGLQAAGIKVWPSACNFILADFEDVAKAKAADAALRARGIIVRGVGGYSLPTCLRITIGTAEECQMVIEGLTEFMKNV; this comes from the coding sequence ATGAACGCCCTGCTGCCGCGCCCCTCCATCCTCTCCATCGAGCCCTATGTGGGCGGCGAGTCGAAGATCCCGGGCGTGAACCGGATCATCAAGCTCTCCTCCAACGAGGGCGCCTTCGGCCCGCCGCCGATGGCGCAGGAGGCGATCATCGCCAGCGCGCGCGAGGCGCATCGCTACCCCGATGGCGGCGCCACGAAGATCCGCGAGGCGATCGGCGCCAAGTTCGGGCTCGACCCCGCGCGCATCGTCTGCGGCAATGGTTCGGACGAGCTGATCGCCTACCTGATCCTTGCCTATGGCGGCGAAGGCACCGAGCTGATCATGCCGGCGCACGGCTTCGTCATGTATGACCTGACCGGCCGCTATGCCGGCTGCCGCGTCATCAAGGTGCCCGAGAAGAACCTGCTGGCCGATGTGGACGCGATGCTCGCCGCCGTCGGCCCGCGCACCAAGCTGGTCTGCCTGGTGAACCCCAACAACCCGACCGGCGCGCTGCTGCCGCAGAGCGAGGTGAAGCGCCTGCGCGCCGGCCTGCGCGACGACATCCTGCTGATCCTGGATTCCGCCTATGCGGAATACGTGACGGACCCCGATTACGACCCCGGCCAGGCGCTGGTGGATGCCTCGGGCAACACCGTGATGACGCGCACCTTCAGCAAGATCTTCGGCCTGGGCGGGCTGCGCTTGGGCTGGGCCTACATGCCGCCGCAGGTGGCGGACGTGCTGGCGCGCATCCGCGGCCCCTTCAACGTGAACGCGACGGCCATGGCCGCCGGCATCGCGGCGCTGGCCGAGCCGGGCTGGATCGAGCGCAGCGTCGCCCACAACACGGAATGGCGCGCCAAGACCGTGGCCGGCCTGCAGGCCGCGGGCATCAAGGTCTGGCCGAGCGCCTGCAACTTCATCCTCGCCGATTTCGAGGATGTGGCGAAGGCGAAGGCCGCCGATGCGGCGCTGCGCGCGCGCGGCATCATCGTCCGCGGCGTGGGCGGCTACAGCCTGCCCACCTGCCTGCGCATCACCATCGGCACGGCCGAGGAGTGCCAGATGGTGATCGAAGGCCTGACCGAATTCATGAAGAATGTTTGA
- a CDS encoding VIT1/CCC1 transporter family protein, with product MDQPAPHPYRDGLPPAPPGPPEGEQHALLSRAEVPFLTGLAQGPVLPLAVVIGLMALGVTGPALLAGGVAALGAGAVVAALARYFAVLGATERYAAERRREEEETETYPERERWEVAAVLHRYGLRGDTLARAVEAIAADKRRWVDFMMRFELDLIEPQPARAAQEAAALAVGQALGGLLPLLPLMLLAAPGAWPSLLLTLGGVAAAGWLLARAEGQVAAGGALRAALLTGGGALAALALIALI from the coding sequence ATGGATCAGCCTGCCCCCCACCCCTATCGCGACGGATTGCCGCCCGCACCGCCAGGGCCCCCGGAGGGGGAGCAGCATGCCCTGCTGAGCCGTGCCGAGGTGCCCTTCCTCACAGGCCTCGCGCAGGGGCCGGTGTTGCCGCTCGCGGTGGTCATCGGGCTCATGGCGCTGGGCGTCACCGGCCCTGCGCTGCTTGCGGGCGGCGTGGCCGCGCTGGGGGCTGGCGCCGTGGTCGCGGCGCTCGCGCGCTACTTCGCCGTGCTCGGCGCCACCGAACGCTACGCGGCCGAGCGCCGCCGCGAGGAGGAGGAGACCGAGACCTATCCCGAGCGCGAGCGCTGGGAGGTGGCGGCCGTGCTGCATCGCTACGGGCTGCGCGGCGACACGCTGGCCCGCGCGGTGGAAGCGATCGCCGCCGACAAGCGCCGCTGGGTGGACTTCATGATGCGCTTCGAACTCGACCTCATCGAGCCGCAGCCGGCGCGTGCGGCGCAGGAGGCGGCGGCGCTGGCGGTCGGCCAGGCGCTGGGCGGACTCCTGCCCCTGCTGCCGCTGATGCTGCTGGCCGCGCCGGGCGCCTGGCCCTCGCTGCTGCTCACGCTCGGCGGCGTGGCGGCGGCGGGCTGGCTGCTGGCCCGCGCGGAAGGGCAGGTGGCCGCGGGTGGCGCACTGCGCGCCGCGCTGCTGACAGGCGGCGGCGCCCTGGCCGCGCTGGCGCTCATCGCGCTGATCTGA
- a CDS encoding DinB family protein yields the protein MRAQARNNAWANHRLLGFCAGLSQAEFEQERTGFFPSLRATLNHILIIDHFYVDALEGGTLGPAAWADREPCRDVASLQAAQAAVDRRLIAWCEALREKDLGRIIEVQRGHRVQRERTDRLLLHLFQHQIHHRGQAHAMLGRAAPQLDEFYCWGEAHLRAPEFAALGWSEDDLWAERR from the coding sequence ATGCGCGCGCAGGCGCGCAACAATGCCTGGGCCAATCATCGCCTGCTGGGATTCTGCGCGGGACTTTCACAGGCGGAGTTCGAGCAGGAGCGCACGGGCTTCTTCCCCTCGCTCCGCGCCACGCTGAACCACATCCTCATCATCGATCACTTCTATGTGGACGCGCTGGAGGGCGGCACGCTGGGCCCCGCCGCCTGGGCGGATCGCGAGCCCTGCCGGGACGTGGCTTCGCTGCAAGCCGCGCAGGCGGCGGTGGACCGGCGGCTGATCGCCTGGTGCGAGGCGCTGCGGGAGAAGGATCTCGGCCGCATCATCGAGGTGCAGCGCGGCCATCGCGTGCAGCGCGAGCGGACGGATCGGCTGCTGCTGCATCTCTTCCAGCACCAGATCCATCATCGCGGCCAGGCACACGCCATGCTGGGCCGCGCGGCGCCACAGCTCGACGAATTCTACTGCTGGGGCGAGGCGCATCTGCGCGCGCCGGAATTCGCGGCGCTCGGCTGGAGCGAGGATGACCTTTGGGCGGAGCGGCGATGA
- a CDS encoding cold-shock protein has protein sequence MASGTVKWFNATKGYGFISPAGGGSDVFVHITAVQAAGLQGLKDGQQISYELAEERGKTSAVNLKAS, from the coding sequence ATGGCTTCTGGCACCGTGAAGTGGTTCAACGCGACCAAGGGTTACGGCTTCATCTCGCCGGCCGGTGGTGGCTCCGATGTGTTCGTGCACATCACGGCGGTTCAGGCCGCCGGCCTGCAGGGCCTCAAGGATGGCCAGCAGATTTCCTACGAACTGGCGGAAGAGCGCGGCAAGACGTCCGCGGTCAACCTCAAGGCCAGCTGA
- the metW gene encoding methionine biosynthesis protein MetW — MRLDLRLIAEMIPEGARVLDIGCGDGALMAHLAAEKNVDARGIEIDMREATEAVAQGLAVIHGDADNDLAFYPDGAFDYVVLSRTLQAVEKPREVLRQMLRIGQHAIVSFPNFGHWEVRWKLLLGGRMPDTETWSRPWYETPNIHPCTILDFFALAEMEGYVIERWLAVDERGLKAPWKRSVRLANLFGQQALFQLRRK; from the coding sequence ATGCGGCTCGACCTGCGCCTCATCGCGGAGATGATCCCCGAGGGTGCCCGCGTGCTCGACATCGGCTGCGGCGATGGCGCGCTGATGGCGCATCTGGCGGCCGAGAAGAATGTGGATGCGCGCGGCATCGAGATCGACATGCGCGAGGCGACGGAGGCCGTGGCGCAGGGCCTCGCCGTCATCCATGGCGACGCGGATAACGACCTTGCCTTCTACCCCGACGGCGCCTTCGACTATGTGGTGCTGAGCCGCACGCTGCAGGCCGTGGAAAAGCCGCGCGAGGTGCTGCGCCAGATGCTGCGCATCGGCCAGCACGCGATCGTGAGCTTCCCGAATTTCGGCCATTGGGAGGTGCGGTGGAAACTGCTGCTGGGCGGCCGCATGCCGGACACCGAGACCTGGTCCCGCCCCTGGTACGAGACGCCCAACATCCATCCCTGCACCATCCTCGACTTCTTCGCCCTGGCGGAGATGGAGGGCTATGTGATCGAGCGCTGGCTCGCCGTGGATGAGCGCGGATTGAAGGCGCCCTGGAAGCGCTCGGTGCGCCTCGCCAATTTGTTCGGACAGCAGGCGCTGTTCCAGTTGCGGCGCAAGTAG
- a CDS encoding Bug family tripartite tricarboxylate transporter substrate binding protein, producing the protein MPFTRRRLAQAGLALPLVPAAAAAQTFPDRPLRWVVGYPPGGASDTFARLIGAQMATRLGQSVVVENRPGGGALLASEMVARSPADGHTWMHVDNGILTYNPALFSRLPMNPDTDFTGVGFIGRFPLYIVVRPEGSPRSFADFLAAARTRAPTYGTPAVASPHHLAMELVRRRTGLDATHVPYRGGPAAMQDLLAGNVDSVVIDTATGLPFIRDGRVRALAVLSDARSPQAPDVPTMAELGHANTVAYGWQGMSVPAGTPGAIIQRLSTDMIAAIQSPEIQARMTTLGIEYQPWTPAQFNAFVQAENALWRPLIRELGIRLDG; encoded by the coding sequence ATGCCCTTCACCCGACGCCGCCTCGCCCAAGCCGGGCTGGCGCTTCCCCTCGTGCCCGCCGCCGCGGCCGCCCAGACCTTTCCCGACCGGCCGCTGCGCTGGGTGGTGGGCTATCCGCCGGGCGGCGCCTCGGACACCTTCGCGCGGCTGATCGGCGCGCAGATGGCGACGCGCCTCGGCCAGAGCGTGGTGGTGGAGAACCGCCCCGGCGGCGGCGCGCTGCTGGCCAGCGAGATGGTGGCCCGCTCCCCCGCGGACGGCCACACCTGGATGCACGTGGACAACGGCATCCTGACCTACAACCCCGCGCTGTTCTCCCGCCTGCCGATGAACCCGGACACGGATTTCACCGGCGTGGGCTTCATCGGCCGCTTCCCGCTCTACATCGTGGTGCGGCCCGAGGGTTCGCCGCGCAGCTTCGCCGATTTCCTCGCCGCCGCGCGCACCCGGGCGCCCACCTATGGCACGCCCGCGGTCGCCTCGCCGCATCACCTGGCCATGGAGCTGGTGCGCCGGCGCACCGGGCTCGATGCCACGCATGTCCCCTATCGCGGCGGCCCCGCCGCCATGCAGGACCTGCTGGCGGGCAATGTGGATTCGGTGGTGATCGACACCGCGACCGGCCTGCCCTTCATCCGCGACGGGCGCGTGCGCGCCCTGGCGGTGCTGAGCGACGCGCGCAGCCCGCAGGCGCCCGATGTGCCCACCATGGCCGAGCTCGGCCACGCCAACACGGTCGCCTATGGCTGGCAGGGCATGTCGGTGCCGGCGGGCACGCCGGGCGCGATCATCCAGCGCCTGTCCACCGACATGATCGCCGCCATCCAGTCGCCCGAGATCCAGGCGCGCATGACCACGCTCGGCATCGAGTACCAGCCCTGGACGCCCGCGCAGTTCAACGCCTTCGTCCAGGCCGAGAACGCGCTCTGGCGCCCGCTCATCCGCGAGCTGGGTATCCGGCTGGACGGCTGA
- a CDS encoding prephenate/arogenate dehydrogenase family protein, with product MTEPLFDRLCLIGAGLIGGSIARRNREGHALAREVIVTANSQATRDRVRELGFADRVEDDIAAAVRDADCVILCVPVGVYAQVMAKIAPHLKPGAILTDVGSTKGSVIRDLTPLLPAGVHLVPAHPMAGTEYSGPDSGFPTLFEGRYVIVTPTEGTDPAAVEKVRELWRRCGSMIESMDPVTHDKVVAIVSHLPHLIAFTICGTADDLSEETRESVLKFAASGFRDFTRIAGSDVNMWRDVFLNNREAVLEMLARFTEDAQAFGRAIRWGEAGFIEDRIKRGRKIRHSLIERKQA from the coding sequence GTGACCGAACCCCTCTTCGACCGCCTCTGCCTGATCGGCGCCGGCCTCATCGGCGGTTCCATCGCGCGGCGCAACCGCGAGGGCCATGCGCTCGCGCGCGAGGTCATCGTCACCGCCAACAGCCAGGCGACGCGTGACCGCGTGCGCGAACTGGGCTTCGCCGACCGCGTCGAGGATGACATCGCCGCCGCCGTGCGCGATGCCGATTGCGTCATCCTCTGCGTGCCCGTCGGCGTCTACGCGCAGGTGATGGCGAAGATCGCGCCCCACCTGAAGCCCGGCGCCATCCTCACCGATGTCGGCTCCACCAAGGGCTCCGTCATCCGCGACCTCACGCCGCTGCTGCCGGCGGGCGTGCATCTCGTCCCCGCGCATCCCATGGCCGGCACCGAGTATTCGGGCCCGGATTCCGGCTTCCCCACGCTCTTCGAGGGCCGCTACGTCATCGTCACGCCCACCGAGGGAACCGACCCCGCGGCGGTGGAGAAGGTGCGCGAGCTCTGGCGCCGCTGCGGCTCCATGATCGAGAGCATGGACCCCGTCACGCATGACAAGGTGGTGGCCATCGTCTCCCACCTGCCGCACCTCATCGCCTTCACCATCTGCGGCACGGCTGACGACCTCAGTGAGGAAACGCGCGAGAGCGTGCTGAAATTCGCCGCCTCCGGCTTCCGCGACTTCACGCGCATCGCGGGCAGCGACGTGAACATGTGGCGCGACGTCTTCCTCAACAACCGCGAGGCGGTGCTGGAAATGCTCGCCCGCTTCACCGAGGACGCGCAGGCCTTCGGCCGCGCCATCCGCTGGGGCGAGGCCGGCTTCATCGAGGACCGCATCAAGCGCGGCCGCAAGATCCGCCACAGCCTGATTGAGCGGAAGCAGGCTTAG
- a CDS encoding chorismate mutase — protein MSEPKPDPDTLEALRAEINSLDDAMHDLLMRRAEVVHRLSASQAKPAGTVLRPGREAAILRRLLARHAGPLPRPALVRLWRELFASSVAQQGNFSVALPADPALARLAAEHFGVTTPQRQHPSLGAALAALGHREASIAVLPWPRESDNAAEEWWTRFDAQHLSVIARLPFVSDREPPLEAAVIGLHPADPSGRDATLLRVEMPGEPSRSALAAHCGAGRVLIMRRGPGFTRALVETLETPPAGATILGRYAIPERGTK, from the coding sequence ATGTCCGAACCAAAACCCGACCCCGACACGCTGGAGGCGCTGCGCGCCGAGATCAACAGCCTCGACGACGCGATGCATGACCTGCTGATGCGCCGGGCCGAGGTGGTGCACCGCCTCAGCGCGAGCCAGGCCAAGCCGGCCGGCACCGTGCTCCGGCCGGGGCGCGAGGCGGCGATCCTGCGCCGGCTGCTGGCCCGGCATGCCGGCCCCCTGCCCCGGCCCGCCCTGGTGCGGCTCTGGCGCGAGCTCTTTGCCAGCTCCGTCGCGCAGCAGGGCAATTTCAGCGTGGCCCTCCCGGCCGACCCGGCCTTGGCTCGCCTCGCCGCCGAGCATTTCGGCGTCACCACGCCGCAGCGCCAGCACCCCTCGCTCGGCGCCGCGCTGGCCGCGCTGGGCCACCGCGAGGCGAGCATCGCCGTCCTCCCCTGGCCACGCGAGAGCGACAACGCGGCCGAGGAATGGTGGACGCGCTTCGACGCGCAGCACCTCTCCGTCATCGCCCGCCTGCCCTTCGTCTCCGACCGCGAGCCGCCGCTGGAAGCCGCCGTGATCGGCCTGCACCCGGCCGACCCTTCGGGCCGCGACGCGACTTTGCTGCGCGTGGAAATGCCGGGCGAGCCGAGCCGCTCCGCCCTGGCCGCGCATTGCGGCGCGGGCCGCGTGCTCATCATGCGCCGCGGGCCGGGCTTCACCCGCGCCCTGGTCGAGACGCTGGAGACGCCGCCCGCCGGCGCCACCATCCTCGGCCGCTACGCCATTCCCGAACGAGGGACCAAGTGA